The following coding sequences lie in one Macaca thibetana thibetana isolate TM-01 chromosome 18, ASM2454274v1, whole genome shotgun sequence genomic window:
- the LOC126941359 gene encoding small nuclear ribonucleoprotein Sm D2-like, translated as MSLLNKPKSEMTPEELQKPEEEEFHTGPLSVLTQSVKNNTQVLINCHNNKKFLGQVKAFHRHCNMVLENVKEMWTEVPKSGKGKKKSKPVNKDRYISKMFLRQDSVVVVLRNSLIAGK; from the coding sequence ATGAGCCTCCTCAACAAGCCCAAGAGTGAGATGACCCCAGAGGAGCTGCAGAAGCCAGAGGAGGAGGAATTTCACACGGGTCCACTCTCTGTGCTCACGCAGTCAGTCAAGAATAACACCCAAGTGCTCATCAACTGTCACAACAATAAGAAATTCCTGGGCCAGGTGAAGGCCTTCCATAGGCACTGCAACATGGTGCTGGAGAACGTGAAGGAGATGTGGACTGAAGTCCCTAAGAGCGGCAAGGGAAAGAAGAAATCCAAGCCAGTCAACAAAGACCGCTACATCTCCAAGATGTTCCTGCGCCAGGACTCGGTCGTCGTGGTCCTGCGGAACTCGCTCATTGCCGGCAAGTAG